The Salarias fasciatus chromosome 11, fSalaFa1.1, whole genome shotgun sequence genomic interval TGCCTGTTAAAAAGTGAAGACTCCAGCTCGAACAGCATCCCTCCCTCTCCGTCCCGCTCATAAAAACCACCGGCCAGCTGGTCCGGTGTTGGCCGGGATTGCTCTCCTGCGAGGCTTTTATTCTAATTAAAAGCAATGATTTGTCTCAGATTCAATTTGTGGGAGAAGAGCTGTTAGCGCTGATCCTACTGGTACTAATATTTCTGCGCGCGCGCATCCTGAACGCCGTTTGCAGAGTCTGAGGACGAAGTGAGGCAGGAGGCCTCCACACACATGgctctgactttttaaaagttcttTCTTACGATCTAAAGTGGAAATTCAATCGGAGAGAGCCGGCCGCTGAGGTGAACTGCGGTAACAACAGATCTGAGAGCCGgatcagacagcagctgctcgggcagactgtgcaaaaaaaaaaaaaaatcagtcccgCTGAAGCTGAACAGGTGAATGTGCTCACTCACTACTGACGCTCTGTTAGACGGGGTCAGACCAACTAAGCCGCGCGCAGTCGACTGCCAGCAGCGATACTGCCAACAACTCCCACGACTGTTAGACAGCAGGAAGAACTCTGACCAGGAACCGATGTTTTTATGAAAGCGGGACTGAAATAttgctgctgtggtttgttgTAGGTTTTGATGCATTTCTTTCATAAAATCGTTATCTGTGTTCATGAACAGATTAAACTGAAGTCATGTCAGTGCTGTGCATTCGGCGGCAGTGTTGAATCTTCTCTTCTCGTTAGTGAACAGGGAacgtgtgtgtggctgttcaGCTAAAGGCTCGTATATGAAAACTGACAGGTGAGGATAAAATGGTGGAAACATCATATTCTTCGCACTTCCATGCATCAAATGCATAAAAATAAGCAGAAGATAATTAATCCACACTAGCAGGAGACCCCAAACATCGGGCGACGGACTAGCTTAAACCAATATGTTTTCTCTagagtgaagaggaagaaagtcaACAATCACCAATATTGATAATGGAAAGAAATGATGAGCAAAGTAGATCACCAGTTCCTCCATTCAGGCAGCCACGGTGTCTGTCGTGGAAAACGAGATTAAAGAGCTCAGTACAGAACTAATTTGCaatggcagccatgttgagctCAGGATTTATCCCAATTTATAGCATCTTATATTTGATTTTTGCATCAATTTAACATAGTACGGATCTCCCTTGTGTCTTGAATACAGTGTCAAATCAGTCTTCATCATTACATTCATACAAAGTCTGGAAGACTTTCTCAGTGCCTCTGCGTCTCAATGCGGCGACAAACAAGGGGATTTGTGTCAAAACAGTCCATCAGGCTGACATCCAGTCATTCACTCCGGTCTAAAAACAGGAGCTGCATGAAGCCTGATATTTTCTCAGTGTGACGATGAGTTTGGTTCTTCTTTGCTTTTCATGGCGGTAGTGGAAACTGCAGCGCTCAATCGATAGCTTCTGCTGCACAGACACTAATTTTGCTCTATCATAACTCATGGAATCAAATAGCAAACCTGCAACAATAATTTATAATACAGAACAGTAATCCTTCCATCTGTTGTCATCTTTCAATGCCGTGCAGCTGTAGTGGAGCACCTCAATAAACCATTTCATTTTGCTTCCCCGCTGCAGATGAATGAGTAGTTAGGATGAGTCAGAGTTTCCAGGACAGGTCGGATGAATTTTAACCaactggaaacaaacacaaacccacTCGTTCAACAAGTTCTACACCTGAAAATGTGTCACACTCGACCCGATGCTGCTTAAAGACAAAAAACTATGAGCGAGAAAATTTGACTGATGTTTATGAGAGGAGCAAAAAGCCGAGTGAAGCCGAGCGCGATGCCTCCAGACACAGACGGAGCCTCGATTCAGCGTTTCAGCATTCCTTGATAATTAAAGACCCTCTCAGTACTAGTTGATTGTTAATGCTTCATTATGTTCGGAGTGGCCCCGGCTTTAAGTGATTGGCCGATTTAAACTGCTGATAGGAGCAGCCCTTGTCTGATCTCTTTAAGTGCAAAGCTTGCAAATAAATCTTCCTGTGCACAGTGACAGTAAAACAAGTGCCAAAAGCCGGCCAATTTTCCACTGTGGAGCTGCATTAAGAGAATAAGCACGAGTGAATCTGATCAGCGGCGAGAGCGACGACATGCCAGATGCCCAAGatattcacacatttcaactggAGCCCTTTTAACTGTCCATCTGACGTTAGAACACAACTGAACCTCGACTTTACAATGACATTATTTGGAATCGACACGTGTTGTTCACAAACACAGTCACTacaagtcagaggaggagattgGTCTTGATTTTTTCCAGGCTTCCCACCCTGCTCTGCCAATTGGTACATCGTCCTTATTGAGAGTGATTCTACCCTAAGTCAGCATCCATCAGGGCTTTTGGCAACGGCAGGTGGGGAGCTCCTGGCACCGTCGCCCGGTCCTTTCACTGCTGCGATGGGCGGCGAGCCACAGCCGCGTCGAGGAATGCAGCTAACTCATAAAACAAGATCAGGTCATAAAGCTGGAGCGAGATACAGTAAATTTGACAGCCGAGGAAAATACTGCAGCTGACGGCGGAGTGGACGCTGTGATGAGGAATTACCCCCAAAACCTGCCCAAAAGCAGGAAGTCCTCTAACATGGTGTTGTGAGAGCAGCGATGATACTGAGCAGGTGAAGCGGGCGGACTCACCACTCCCAGTTTCTCGGCTGCGTTGGCCTTCCACAGTCGGATGTTCATTTCGTCAGAGCCGCTCAGGATGTACCGGTTGTCCGCTGACCACTTGATGCAGATGACGTGCTGCATGCGCTTGGTGTGGTACACCTCTCTGAATTAAGGACAAAACAATGCAGAGCAAAtcaaatgtaaacacaaagcttttAATGGCTTTCGTTGCCTGgtgaagacaaataaaaaacagcCGATGAACAAAACCAGACCAGCAATACTCTGCAGGTGTAACACCGAACACATGACTGGTTGTGTGTGAATACAAAACCGACTGATCCTTAGGCTAATCACTGTGTGTTATGGTGTTATGCAGCTGCAATTTCAAGGCTCAAGTCCtgaaaaatatatacaaatatgcAATGTTGGATTAgggctgtgttttattttcaaaaggttaaaaggtttcttcttttcccactgggtttttggagttttttcttgccggatgtgagggtctaaggcggtggttgcttcgttttgtctcgttactgtaaatattgacatattaccattatgcttattcactgtttttatttttaccgaccaatgtaacatcttgaagccctctgaggcaactgttgttgtgatactgggctatacaaaaataaattgattgattgattgaaaagaaaaaaaaaaaagcatacgaTAAAACAGGCAGCTAGCAGAGACTCAGAGAAATAAATGATATTAATAAACTCGAGAAAGTTGGACTTTTGCTTCTGTTCGCAGGTTTGTTATCTGTTCATCTCTGATATCACTTTGACACTGTTGGGTGGTGGGGGATAGGAGCTGATGCACGATGACTGAGTGAAGAGAGGACACACCTCTCATCTCCACCCGGGTAAACGCAGAGAGGTAGACTAGCAATCACACCTACGGGCAATTTCAGAGCCAGGTATTAACctgaaatacatgtttttagACTAGGAAGAAAGTGGAGCCACCGCAGAAAATCCCACATAAACAGGACATTAAGAATTACATCCAGAATTTAGCTCGGTGTTATTCTGCAGTGAGACAACAGCTTCAACCACCACACCATAGTTCAGTCCACTCATTTCCATTCACTattggactgggagtcatgacactctggaggctgccaatgtcgtgcatgtgcagaagaacaacCGTATCTACCGAGGCCATGGTGCTTATGTGGAGTACCagaatttcagaaaagttggttttcagtggctccaagtgTCATTGTTGTGTCAACCcacaacaaaaaagcaacagaagttttgctttttcacttgaaacgtcgtgTAAAAGGTGCCTAAATGTACTGTGCATGTACAATGACGGTATATCAAGAGAAGGCCCGTCAAATCATTTTGCATCAATAGGAAAAACAACTGCCAGGTTTTATCCTTCATCCACTTTGGCTttgaaagagacaaaaacaaagtctGATCAAATTCTGCGCACATAAATTGGGACAAATGATCTCActgtcattttctctccatCCGATACTGTGAATCTCACAAAGTGCGTCCTCCAACTGAACtatcatttttatgtttggcTCAAATCCAACAGGTGTCCTCAGCAGTGCCGCTATGCTATTTGGCACCGAGAGCGAATCGCTGATGTTCAAGTCAACAGAGGCTCATTTAAATGTGGCGTTGACTACCAGATGTTAGGCATCTCAAGATAAATAGCCGCTGGTGTTGATCTCCATAGATACGTTGAGTTATTGCAGTCAAGCTTCTTGTACGTTGTACAGAAGTAGTGCCGTTTTTGTTCCTCTGAATgagctttaaatttaaactgcAGTTGAAGTGTACACTGACCTGCTGTGTCCTGCACTCTTGGGGAAGATGCGGATGGTCTTGTCGAAGCTGGCGGACACAAACTCCGTCCCGGTGGGAGAATAGTCAACATCCAGCACGGCAGAGACGTGGTCCATGTGCACGGTGACGGGACTGGTCAGGTACCTCATGTCGTACGTGTAGAGGCTTGTGAGAAAAGGACAGAACAAAATGAgtgacacagaggagaaagcCCTCCTCAGGTATAACATAATGCATTCAAGTAGCCATGTTTAAGTATTAGATGAATTTGAATGAGACAGtctttttgtcttctaaaactgATCCAGCAAAAGGATGTTTGAGAAGTTCCATAGCAACATAAATGGTTTGTCTTTTTCGAATTAGCATTCTATTAAAATCGGTCAATTTAAAATGACGCTGGATCACTTTGGCGCCACATGAAGGATGACTGACTTTTTAGCTTGAAAACATGTGACTTTAAAACTGTTTaactgtttatttctttcttgtGCAAATAATGAAGGATTTACAATGACACAAGCATAATTTTCAAGTTAAAGTTTGCAGAAAGAATAATCTTATTTAAAACCATCAAGTTCACTTTGAAGCAATATTACAGAACATCATAAATGGACATAATCACTCAGGTTCCTTCATTAAGATTCTTATTTCCTCACTGCCAACGCCGCCATTATTTTAAAATACCGTTGATAAATTAAGTGACATAATGTTGATACCACATTATTTTCTTAGATGAATTAATCCTTTCATTTAATCTTTGGCATGCTTATTATTCTCATCACATTACCGTTACTTCATCAATAGCACAGCGCCTCAGTTTCATTCTGTTAATGAATACATTCTGACTGATTGCTGTTAAAATtcttttgttatgtttttcctttcctttttatGATCTTTGATTAGAATTTGCAGGGCTGgaatacattttgttttcatcccTACACTCACTTATAGTCTTCATTGGCAGAAGTGAAGTAATATGCTTCCATAGGGTTCCAGCACACGGTGTTGCTTCTCATTTTCATGATCAcctgtaaaaagaaaacaaaactctaCAGTAacctgtacatttttttttatgtgttcatAAATAAACATCAAGTACATGCGTGGAGTTTACCTTTCTGAGTGGTGTGGATTCTCTCATGTCATAAAGCACCACACTTCTGTCAGAAGCACAACTGGCAAGAAGTTCAGTctgcagagagacaaacagttgGAATATCAGCAGAGTGTCAGCTCTAAACCAGTCCAGCTGTCTACACACAGGTGAAGAGTTCTCAGCATGATGTTGGTAGAGAGCTGGGGATACGGCACGTCTCGTTTTACCTCCACAGGGTTGAATCGGACCGAGCTGAAGCTGTCCACACCCCAGGTGAAGGAGCGGATcgggctgctcctctgctcgTCCCAGATGTCCACCTGCTGGCCGCACGTTGCAAACACAGCCTCCTTCTGGTGATGATCCAATCCTGTGAACACAGTCTAACCAGAAAGTTTTATTCTAAAAAGCATGATCACATTGTAGATTGAGAATAATACTGAATTTCATGTTCAGTGTTCACACCTTGCCCAGGATGGTATTAagtggctcctcctcctctccgtatGCCGGTGCCTGCATTTTCCACTGCTTGATTGTTTTATCATCACCAACCTGTTACAGTTATGCAAAAACAGAGCAGCATTAGATGATATCTATGAAAATATCATAGTCGTTTCAAATTCTAAAACTATAAAAAGTCAGCAGAGCAACAGTTACCGTAAAGAAGGAAGTTCCACAGAAGCGAACAACCATTCCCCGCACAAAACCTTCATGTGCTTGGAGTGTGCGCACACATTCATGCTTGGTAAGGTCCCAAACTTTCACCTGAGGTTTAAATAAGAAAGCAGCGAATTTATCTGGACATATAATAtcaactaacaaaaaaaaaaaaaaaaaaaaaaaacaaagaaacaacagcCAATCAAAGATTTTACAAAACTACAACACATACAATTACTTCTCCAGCTGTCACTAACACCTCATTAATTATGTTACTGTACACAAATATGGAAAATATAGGAACAAACAACCCGCAGTGTCTACCAAATGCATAACTttttaatgtcagaaaaaaggaaataagaATCCCAAACTTTACAAATtcccacaaaacaaaaacatcttttcttttaGGTTCTGCGCTACCTCACCTCTCCATCAcaggcagcagacagcagggtgGAGAGGCTCTTGCAGTGCTTGGCCATGCAGTTCACCCCATCTCTGTGACCATCCAGGGAGGCCAGGAAAGGTTTGGCAAACACCCGCTCCAGCTTCGTGGCGTTCAGGGCCCGTGTGTACTCTCTGCTCACCTCAAACGGATGAAGGGATGGGTCATAGTTCCTGGGGACTGATGAGAAGCAGCATTGAGAAGACACGCAGCTGGCAGAACCCCGACCTTGCCAACTCTCAACGCTTTATGAGCCAGACTCTCTCAGCAATGCTGCCTGATTGCTTTTCTTGCTTGTAAACCAGGTTCTCTGAGAAAACGCCTCAGTTTGATAAGCATCAAACAGTCCTGTCGTCCCCCAGTGTTTGTGGAGACACCGTAGCTAGCAAGCCACGGTCATCCTCTCCGAGTTTAAAGTAATATTTTCACTTACCACGCTGAATGTCCAGCTTGGTCTCGCGGACATAATCGTCCGGATTCCTCGAGAGAACTTTAACCTTCATTTGGACCACTTTAGCAGCGCAAAAGCAGTAGAAAATGAGTCAAATTCGTCGATAAAAACATCAGTGTGAGGTCCTTGCAGTGGCCATGTGTAGAGAGGAGTGGCTTCCGCTTGGCATTATGGGATACACGGTCCTCCAGGCTACGTCACAGACTGAAAATATAGCAACCAATCATATTACAGGAATTCGATGAAAGCGGAACATAAACATACAGGCGTGTTTTTCAAAGTAAGTGCTCACTTGAACAGCGATGTTACACAATCGAAGGTCCATAATATGTCATCGTCCcgataaaaaacaacaaaaacaaagaagattCATCCTCGTCGAATTAGATGAGATTTCTTTGCAGGGTCACAGAGTTCTGGAGCGAACAGTCCAGCACAGGCAGACAACCACATTCCATGCTTGGCTGCCGcctcttttattttggaacCGGAAGTGCTGCTGTCAGCACCGACATCTTTAACATTAACTAACTTTATTTCCCGCAGCAAGGTCGAAAAGTGAAGTTCCACCTGAAaccgggaccagaaccacaTGTCTCCGACCGGGTCCAGCCGCTGACATGCTGGGGCGCGAGGCGGCGGTGCGGGCTCTGTGGTGTGTTTAATCTCTGCTTCCGCGGCTTGTCGAGACTTTGGCAGAAGCAGCGTGGTGACCGCAGCTAGCTGACAGCAGCTAGCCGGGGAGCATGGGCTCAGCTCCGGATCACGGTGCCGGTGCCGGTACCGAGGCCCGTCTGGACGGCAGGCCCGGCTCTGCCGTCCCGTTAGCCGGACAGATCCGACAGGTGTTCAGCCACGTGCGGATAGAAAACCTCGTGGCGGggctgagtggaggagtggtgtcCACGCTGGTGCTGcaccctctggacctggtcaAGATCAGGTTTGCAGGTACAGCATGAGATTACACTCAATTATAATCTGGACGCACGTGCATCAAAAACCACGTGGAAGCTACAGATTATTCATGCTgccagtaatcagattacttgtTGTCCTGCAGTCAGCGATGGTCTGGAGCTCAGACCCAGGTACAGTGGCATCCTGCACTGTATGAAGAGTGTGTGGCAGCAGGAGGGCCTCAGAGGACTCTACCAGGGGGTCACGCCGAATGTTTGGGGCGCGGGGGCCTCCTGGGGTCTGTACTTCTTCTTGTAAGTAACCTGACACTTCACAGCTGTTTCTGCATGCTGACACTGGTGATGATCGGAGGGGTTGTCACACATTTACACTGAGATCAACGCTTCTTCTTAATGTCTCAGGTGGAGGCAACAATGGAGAACTGATTTATACATGTATCTCATCACTTCATGAGATTTTCACCCTGCTTCGTATTGTGCAGCTCACAATATTTCCTCCAGTGTTTCCACTGTACCTCAGCTGGATCATTTAACTGTTTATTGGACAAGAGaccatttttttcactttcccaattcttcatgtttcttttcagCTTATAATTGTATAACTGATGACAAAGAAAATTTCAATAACTGGGTAACAAGGCTATTAATAGAATATTTTTTTAGAATATTAATTCAAGATAGAAGAGGGAAGTATTCTGAGTTACAGGTATCTACAGAGATATTTATCAATTTTAGAGAGTATATAAGATAGAAATTAAGTTAATGTGATTATggtcagtgttttattttttgaacactttaacaaacagaaattacacaaaataatgttttatacTGATTGAAGTGTTGATATAACCTGAAATAGCATGTGGTGTAGTTTTACATTAACATGTGACAATAAAATTTGCTCTTGTTTCTCGTCTGTTTTAAGAGTTAACAGTGAACACAAAGTAAACATCAACAGTGGAAGCGATGACTAAAGTGAAATATGCACATGATTTCAAATGTACCCTCAGTACTCTGAGTGACTTGTGTAGGTGAAGATTGCTGAAAAGGTTTCTCAATCTTGCCGTCCTGTTTTTAGTTTAATTTGTTCCCATTAAGTCAACATTTGAGTACAGATTCAACTGATATTGGAAGTGCTAAATGGATATTTAGATGCTGGTGTATATTACAtgaatgttttctgttcatgtttCAATCTCACAAagattttatttgcatttattggCAAAATAATGTTACTTATTTTCCATCTTGCCTCTTCTTGCAGCTATAATGCAATCAAAGGGTACACAAAGGAGGGCCGTCAGACCGAGCTGAGCGCCACGGAGCACCTGGTGTCTGCGGCCGAAGCAGGTCAGTCACACGTGTCCTGGAATCACGCCACTCCCAGCCGGATGGAGCTCACCAAGGGGAAAGATTAGATTAGTTCACAATGAATCTTTTGATGGAGTTTGTGAAGAATGCAGAGAGGGACATAGGAAGTCAACACAGCTACATTGCAATGAATGCACGTTAGAAGAACACTCACAACAGCAATAAGGACTGATTATGAAGTTTTATTCTCAGGGTATTTGCAGCATTTGCTTTACGCTGATCAGTAGATCAGTGATCATCATGTTGCGTTTGGATGGTAACAGCAGGAACTTAATAGCTGACATATTCACTCACACTGCGATAAACTGATCCTGCTTAATAATAGGACAGTGTGAGAGACGTCTCACTCTTATCTGAAATACTACAACTCTCACACCTCTATCACCCTAACTCaccctgtgtttctgtttctctttggcTAATAAGTAACTGAACTAGTAC includes:
- the dcaf13 gene encoding DDB1- and CUL4-associated factor 13, which translates into the protein MKVKVLSRNPDDYVRETKLDIQRVPRNYDPSLHPFEVSREYTRALNATKLERVFAKPFLASLDGHRDGVNCMAKHCKSLSTLLSAACDGEVKVWDLTKHECVRTLQAHEGFVRGMVVRFCGTSFFTVGDDKTIKQWKMQAPAYGEEEEPLNTILGKTVFTGLDHHQKEAVFATCGQQVDIWDEQRSSPIRSFTWGVDSFSSVRFNPVETELLASCASDRSVVLYDMRESTPLRKVIMKMRSNTVCWNPMEAYYFTSANEDYNLYTYDMRYLTSPVTVHMDHVSAVLDVDYSPTGTEFVSASFDKTIRIFPKSAGHSREVYHTKRMQHVICIKWSADNRYILSGSDEMNIRLWKANAAEKLGVLSPREKQATHYSQKLKEKFQHHPQIRRIARHRHLPKNIYHQTKELKIMKEARRRKEMNVRKHSKPGAVRVVSEKQKHVVTVVK